In Cinclus cinclus chromosome 1, bCinCin1.1, whole genome shotgun sequence, the sequence AAAGGACTTGGGGGAAATTAAGGAGAATTTGATCATTCACATTGTGATTAATCTGCACATTGATGAAAGATAGCTATTTCacacttctaaaaataaacTTGAGATCATTCtttccaacaaaataaaacaagaaaaaaaagcctcccAAAATACACAAAACCCCCGAAACAAACATAAATCCAAATGGGttacttttcttttacagacaaaaatgaaatatttttatggcaGCAAAAGATTTTGATAATAATGAAAGTCTGTAAACTGTAATTCaatctctttttgttgttgttgttcccaAAGTGCAAGATGCAAGATTCCCGTAAGCTTTCAGTAGTGCTTTTCCTGTAAATAATCCTTCATTTTGTTTGGCAAAGGCAGTTTTTGAATCAGGTCTATTCTGGTGTACTGACGTATTACAAAACGACACAGGTACTGTAAAGAGCGCACCTGCATAAACCGGGATACTGGATTTGTCAGTCTCACTGGGTAAGTCGCAGATCCAGGCAGCCGGGATCTTGAATAGCAGAAAGCTCCGTTTTCAGAGTCCCTGATTGAATGTTCAATTAAGTCAACTATAGACGTATGTCCCTCCACATCTGGCTGTTCATAAAAACTAAACCTACCATTTGAGTGTTCAATTCTAGTGTGAAGAGTTTTTCCATGGGAACGAAAACTCAAACTTAAAAGATAACGATCATCAGAACTATCTCGAACGAGAAACGAGCCATCAGGCACATTAGCTAAttttccctctgcctcccaGCGTGTAATGGGGCCCCAGTACCATCCTTGTTTTGCAAgttttttcagttcttctgtgagGCTTGTCACAACCATAGGTCCACTATTCTGTACAGAGTCATAAACTCTTCCAACTCCTGGGGCAGTGTTAGGATCAAAATTCAAATGGCAGCGCATACTTTCAGCCACGTGGGCATCTGTGCCATTTAATCCATTGAAGTTCCTTTGGATTTGATTATTCTGCATTGGAGGTAGCAAAGGTGAGAGTGGAGGGACATCGCTATGATTAACTCTTGGGCTTTGCAACATGACTCCTGTGGTACCAATCAACAAACCATTCACCGTCTGGTCCACAAAGATATCCGGTGCAACGACTACATCCTGATCCACTTGGCTCTCatcttcatggaaagcacttCCCCCCACTTGAGAAGAAACAGTCGAAACTTCCATGGGTGAGGAACTATCCAGGCAGTAACTACGTGATCCTTCCAAAGGATACATTCCCTCATCTAAAGGCACAGTATACTGAATGTAGTCCTGAGGCATTAATCCAATAACTACAGGCACATGTTCATCAATATGAAGATGCAAGTCCCCGTTCTGAGATTCcgtattttttaatgcattggTTTGTTCCTGGAACACATTTTCTGACTGCAAGTCATGGAAGTCCTTTCGAACACCATTCAGTGCTGGGCTTGGATTAGAGGAATGGACCAAGGCCTTGACTTTCACTTCCATTTTGATGCAAGTCTCTTCTGAATTTGTAGGTCGAAGAGGCCAAGGAGTTGGGCTGTAATGGTGATTACGGAGGGAAGTggatctcagaggtctttgaGCTCGCACATCTTTGAAGGTTATTGGAGcagatgaggaagaaaatgtgtCATCATCTGCAGAGCTTACAGATGGTGTGCTGCCTTTgcctttctgcttttgttttgctgaaagCCTCCTTTTTAATGTACCCATTAAACTTTCACTTTTTGATCTATTTTTGCCTCCTTTTTCATCTTCACTATTGACTTCACAGCTAGCCAAATCCTTACCATAGCAGCTGCCAAACAAGGAGTCATCTTTTCCAAATTCACTTAATGATGGCTGCTGAACTACTACAAAGTCACTTTCATCTTTACTTTTATTTAAGTTAAAGGACTTGCGAATTGTTTTGAGActaattttcttcattatgACAAGTTACCAAATCTGGCTGATCAGCACTGCTTGCGGTGTGATATAGCCCTAACACACGAAGAGCAGCTTCTGCTTCATTTATGTGTTTTATCCACCGTCATTTAACTTCAAGAGCCATTTCctggaaacaaataaaaaacaattaaattcaCAAAAGAATCATTTCAAAATTATCTATAAGGGTTTTCCCCTCTCCtagcaaaacagaaattgcaGTACTTTAATGGATGTCACATACAAGTAAAAATAGGGAGCTGACTTTGAAACAATCAAACTCAAAAAAATGAAACTCCTATGTCAGCCTTGGAGATTCCACAACTTCATTCTGCTTTCAATATGCTATTTTTTGAAACATTCACACACCTATATCACACTCACAGGCACGTatatttaatgcatttatatataattttcaaaCACATTAACACTTCTCTCTTTCTAAATGCTCCTAAAAATCCCCACACAAGTAACTACAGAAGATAAAACTACAGACAACATTACAGAATTCCCTCATGCAGGTTAAACTGTGATTGGTCCTAAAAACATGATCGTAAAAGGTTATTCTTTCTCTACACAAGAAAGTTGAGTAATATTTAGAAAGTTACATATTTATAAGAAAACTAACTGTAGTGAAAGAATAGAGTTTTCTTATCAAAGAAAAGTATTGTACATTTAGAGCAATCCCCTCCGGAACTTCTGTGAAAGATTTTCAATATCTTTTAGGCACAGAAGACCAAGTCACAGGCTCTTACTGCCTAAAATCATTAGAACTTTTCTTCCTCCAGCATTTCTGCCAAGATCTAGTGGACACAGCTGCTCAAGTTCCAGTCAGCTGCTCCCACCTGGCATTTTGCAGAATCAGGTATCCCCAAATTTgatcttttggatttttttgtgtgtgttttttttttgtttggttttttttgtgttttgtttttttgtttgtttgtttttttttttccttgattgaGGTTTGACTGTTCTGGGGGGCTTTGGAGGGGCTTAGtttgtttcatttcaatttTAGCTAGACCTTCCAAAGTAAACAGCTCTGCAAGGAGAAGGGTAACACatgggaaagagaagagaaggaagttGCTACTCGCACAGAAGTAGGTACTACAATTAGTAGTAACTGTTATTCCACATACCTCCAAATACGTGTGATGTTAGCAGCACAACCTGCAGCAGCAAGCCTGGCTCCAGGCTAAGCATGGCAAGCTGAAGGAGTCTAACAACCTTTCAAGAAATCTTCCAACCTTGGTGGACTGAGGGGAAAGTAAAACAGCCCTTACATATGCACTTCCCACTTTTCTCCCAGAGTATCACAATACaagtaaactgaaaaaaacagtgCAATGGACTGGAATAAGTTTTATCAACGGAACAATACCGTTTTCTTAAATAAGCATTCAAAAACTGCATAAAAGCATGAAAGGACAACGATTACTCTAACCAAAAAGCAGTCCATTACCTGTTGCTGTTGTCCAGCCCAACTTCTATGGTCCTCAAGTACACAAATGCTAAAAGATCATATCCAAAGCAAACTAAAAGGCAATGTGAAGCACTGACAGATTCTGAATTTCAAAACACcttgaaaaattttaaataaagccCTACTGCTGCAGGAATGGACACTGCTCcataaaaagcagaagcagtAAAGATTGATTTACTTGGATTGTACCCTAGTTCTATCTGCATCAACCTGTTTCAAAGACTGTTTCTGTGTCCTTGTCATAACCTCCGATACCTTCCAAGTCCATCTTTAAAGCACATTCAGATctttacatttcattttcttaattatCAAACTAAATAAGAGTTTATTCCAATAGCGAGAAACTAAAAGATTTCTCTTGTCTCTAAACTGACTTACTTTCTACCAGCAAAGAACAAACCTGACCTGAACAATATACTTCCTAGACAAAACCCTAAGAATCAATTACTTGCTATAAATGAGTATTAAGACCTTATAAAATAGGCACCATTATTTCAGTTGTTTACTAGTTATTTTCCACTTTTAACATGATACCTGTTTTATCAGGAGTCATGAAATCCTAAAACATCTCCAGTTACACAATTTGAACACAATCCTGAATTATGGGTATGAATTTTCAAAGGTTAAAGCACCATGTTTACTTTCCTACAAGTGCAGATAAAGGGAGACTTACATGTCAATTAAAAGGAGACTCAAAATGTCATTGACCTATTCCTAAATCATTTGGATTTTGCCACCTTTCCAACTTGCAGAACTCTTTTTGTCATGTATAGCCAAATTAACCTacaaaatgagtgaaaattaCAACTTCAGGACTGCATGCTTCTCCTAAACTAACAAAGTCAGACTAATCTGATAAATTTAACTGTGCTTTTGTGTATGCAGTACCAGAAGCCTGGGAACTGTCGCATTACCTCCACCTGTGACAGCCACAGTGTTCTCCAACTGCTTCTGACATCCACAAGCTGATACTGTTTCCACTTTTCCAGAAATGCTCCCCCCTCCTGGTGGAAGGTACTGTCTACCAATCTCTTCACTCTTAcgaccagtgacaggactcaaGGAAACAGCAAGAAGCTGAATCAGGGGAGATTTATGTTAGATACCACGCTGAGGGTAGTTGGGTACTGGAACAGACTCTTCAGGGAAGTGGTCAGAGCACAAAGCCTGACACAGTTCAAGAAGCGTCCAGACAACGCTCTGAAGCGCATAGTGTGATTCCTGGAGTGTCCTgcacagagccaggagctggactcaattACTCtgatggatcccttccaactcagtatATTCTGGACTCCATAAAACCCATGGCTTATTAGTTGTATCCTTGTAAAAATTCACGTCAAGATATAAGAAAGGTTTGATAATCAACTGTAAAGCACATGAACAACATGCATCTAGGCAGAAGTGCAGTTGATTCATGCATGAGAAGATGATAAAAATCTAGTGACAGTCTAGATTGAAGCTCTCAAAGTAAACTGAACACACTCACATCACGAGAGCAAGTCTCTGAACAAGTCATCTGTATGAAACACACTCTATGATACCTCCTACACATATTTTATccaagacagaagaaaacaaatacacCCTGAAGTCAAATACCTTTATTGATCTCAATACTCCTTTTTCTTTGCATGAACTTAAAGAGCACCAGCTAATTCCGCATTGCATACCAATGTGTTTAAAAATGCTGTATAAACAGCCCTCAATATATGATACACTCATATGCTTCCAAGCATAGAATTCTTTGCAATCTGCATCTAATAGAGCTGGAGCAGAAAAGCCCAGGCATACACCCCTTCCTGGAATACATTAAAATGAATTATGCAACTTCTTCACAACCCTCAGCACAGCAACAGCTTCACTAGTATTTTGCACGAATTACAGCATGACTGAAGTCTCCCACCAGTGTGCTCTTCCAGTGCCATCTGCTGTACAGTGAATTAGACAGCCTAACAAGAGACAACTCTAGAAATTCTTCTGGCCGATATTTTGCAAGTATAAACAGACTTGAACTCTACCAATGCATTCCCAAAGCCTGGTGGCTATGTGTGCAGAAACACATGGAACACACAGAATGAAAACGGGAGATTAATCGAATCCAGAAAGAGAATGAGATCTTAATGCATAGAATAATGTGGATAAATGAAATTCAAACCTATGAACTTTCATCACAAATTCTGCATCTCAGAATCTTTAATATTATGCAGGTTAACAAAATACAGGCCACGTCTCTGGATGAAAACTACCATCTTACTATCCAGCAAACACCATGTCCCcttttgcacaaaaaaaataaaactaaatttgCACACCTCACTTGAAGGAAGAGCAACATTTATCAATCACATACAAATGTAAAATTATTAGTAAGGTAATTATTAGAAGGTAATTAGGGCTAAAAGCTCACTTTACAGGCTTCTTCTTGGAAACCTAAAGAGCAGACCATGCAATGATACATTAATTATTATGGTGGCCAGCAATGCTGTATGAAAAGTTAtggaagttttaaaatatatatcagTTTCTGCAAATCTGGTCTGAATATTCCAACATTTCAGAGTAGTTTCATCTGGATGACACAAAATGGTTTCCGTAGATTGGAATCACATAGCTATCTTGAAGTGGTGTTTGCAAAAGTACACCAAGAAACAAAACTTGATTATACTGGCTTGATTAATTTCTGAtcttttttacacttttatgtTAGGCATACTCTTTTACCGAGACAAATACTATAAACAATGTTACCAAAATGCACTACAACAGAAATAAACCAGGATTAACTTTAAGGAGTTAGGACAGAAAATATCATACTGGAAACATACAGCAAACTACAACTCATGTTTGAACAAGGAATTGTCCATAAAAAGTTTAATAATAATATCATcataaaaattacttcaaattaTTAGTCAAGGCTACTTCAGATAGCTTCTAAAGTAAATGTTAATCTGCTTGTTTAGTTCCATAAAGTGAAACAGTTGAACACAGAACTTGattctttttaaattacatcATCCTGCATCATTCCTGAAAAGTTTGTCTTTCACTTAGAAATATATCATCTTTATTCTTATACTGGATCATAATAAGACTTATATAATTTACAATTTCAATTTATCATATTTTAccataattatttaaattaggaaaataactaaaaatacCTCAAAAGTGAAGTTTCTGCATTCCTGGGCATGACAAGCACTAGGTTCTCCTTATTGTCAGATAATGAAGCCTATTCTAATCTGCAGAAGTATAAGGTGTCATTCTCCTGCTTTCCCCAAATTCTCACTGAAATATATTCATGCATTCTTTGGAAGAGCATGTCAAAAACAGCATCTTAAAGTAATGCAGATTTCAAGTACTGTATTTTGGAAATTCTTAAGTGCCTATATTTTCTCCAAGTTACTAAATCTATTAATATGAATTATTAAGAAGTTGCTCTCCATACCCATTCCCCTCAACTTTACTTCCACACTGAATCTGTATCTCTGGAAGTTTTATTTCAAACCAGTATACAAAAATACAGACTTGGGGTATTTCCTGCTATGTACTTAAGAGTTTCAGACTATATGAGTACAAAAACTACACACAAAATACTCAGTAAGTAAAGAGAGATACAGTATCTGCTTCAAACACCATCAGTTTCCAAAAGAACATACACACTACAGGGcaatttttggctttttcacTATACATGCCATAAGCACACTGAAGATAGTGAGGTTTTTCCCTTCTCTGATCTTCAAGTAAATTCCTACATTATACTCCTTTTCAATAAGAAGAATCTTTAAATTAAG encodes:
- the SOCS6 gene encoding suppressor of cytokine signaling 6, with protein sequence MKKISLKTIRKSFNLNKSKDESDFVVVQQPSLSEFGKDDSLFGSCYGKDLASCEVNSEDEKGGKNRSKSESLMGTLKRRLSAKQKQKGKGSTPSVSSADDDTFSSSSAPITFKDVRAQRPLRSTSLRNHHYSPTPWPLRPTNSEETCIKMEVKVKALVHSSNPSPALNGVRKDFHDLQSENVFQEQTNALKNTESQNGDLHLHIDEHVPVVIGLMPQDYIQYTVPLDEGMYPLEGSRSYCLDSSSPMEVSTVSSQVGGSAFHEDESQVDQDVVVAPDIFVDQTVNGLLIGTTGVMLQSPRVNHSDVPPLSPLLPPMQNNQIQRNFNGLNGTDAHVAESMRCHLNFDPNTAPGVGRVYDSVQNSGPMVVTSLTEELKKLAKQGWYWGPITRWEAEGKLANVPDGSFLVRDSSDDRYLLSLSFRSHGKTLHTRIEHSNGRFSFYEQPDVEGHTSIVDLIEHSIRDSENGAFCYSRSRLPGSATYPVRLTNPVSRFMQVRSLQYLCRFVIRQYTRIDLIQKLPLPNKMKDYLQEKHY